Proteins encoded within one genomic window of Phycisphaerae bacterium:
- a CDS encoding TlpA family protein disulfide reductase, translated as MTSKPRLGLAFLALVLIAPCVTPVMAAGRVGQIAPDFTLPEWTSRSPVRLYDFAGQIVLLDFFVYWCPHCRASLPELETQIQDYYEARNGNPAGIPVQFLSISVEPSNRAQTSALIQQYDLDLALDDGARTVYAHYTLGGVPMFVLIDGVAGSGNRQWEILDHRAGYSPGDYTTFRSKIDAIVPEPTSLILLGAAMPYALRQRAFHRRPSVR; from the coding sequence ATGACATCCAAGCCGCGCCTCGGTCTTGCTTTTCTCGCCCTTGTTCTGATTGCCCCCTGCGTTACTCCGGTCATGGCCGCCGGCCGGGTAGGGCAGATCGCCCCGGATTTTACCCTGCCCGAGTGGACCAGCCGTTCCCCCGTTCGCCTGTACGACTTCGCCGGACAGATCGTACTCCTGGACTTCTTCGTCTATTGGTGTCCGCATTGCCGAGCCTCGTTGCCCGAACTGGAAACCCAGATTCAGGACTACTACGAAGCCCGAAATGGAAACCCCGCCGGGATCCCCGTCCAGTTCCTGTCCATCAGCGTCGAACCATCCAATCGGGCACAAACTTCCGCCCTGATTCAGCAATATGACCTCGACTTGGCCCTCGACGACGGGGCCCGAACCGTCTACGCGCACTACACCCTCGGTGGCGTCCCCATGTTCGTGCTGATCGACGGCGTGGCCGGATCGGGCAACAGGCAGTGGGAAATCCTCGACCACCGAGCGGGTTACTCCCCGGGTGACTACACGACCTTCCGCAGCAAGATCGACGCCATCGTGCCTGAACCGACATCCCTCATCCTGCTGGGCGCTGCGATGCCGTATGCTCTGCGCCAAAGAGCCTTTCACCGGCGACCCTCAGTCCGGTAA
- the fba gene encoding fructose-bisphosphate aldolase class II (catalyzes the reversible aldol condensation of dihydroxyacetonephosphate and glyceraldehyde 3-phosphate in the Calvin cycle, glycolysis, and/or gluconeogenesis), with amino-acid sequence MALVPMRVLLDHAAENNYGVAAFNVNNMEQIQAIMAAAQETNSPVIVQASRGARSYTNDAYLRHLMLAAAELHPQLPIAMHQDHGNSPETCQSAIDQGFTSVMMDGSLSVDGKTPSTFEYNVEVTKKVVDMAHAKGVTVEGELGCLGGIEDGHGAGMTGAEALKHLTDPDQAAEFVAKTGVDALAVAIGTSHGAYKFTRKPTGDVLVMTVIEKIHQKLPNTHLVMHGSSSVPQELLQIIREYGGEMKETYGVPVEEIQRGIKHGVRKINVDTDNRLAMTGAIRKVFATKKGEFDPRHYLGPARDAMKQVCIDRMVAFGQAGQAGKIKPKTCKEMVAFYTKGK; translated from the coding sequence ATGGCACTGGTACCGATGCGAGTCCTGCTGGATCATGCGGCCGAGAACAACTATGGGGTGGCCGCGTTCAACGTGAACAACATGGAGCAGATTCAGGCGATTATGGCTGCCGCCCAGGAGACGAACTCGCCGGTGATTGTGCAGGCTTCACGGGGAGCCCGGAGTTACACCAATGACGCCTATCTCCGGCACCTCATGCTGGCGGCGGCGGAATTGCATCCGCAACTTCCGATTGCGATGCACCAGGATCACGGGAACTCGCCGGAAACGTGCCAGAGTGCGATTGACCAGGGTTTCACCTCGGTCATGATGGATGGCTCGCTGTCGGTGGACGGCAAGACCCCTTCCACCTTCGAATACAACGTGGAGGTGACGAAGAAAGTGGTGGACATGGCTCATGCCAAGGGTGTGACCGTGGAAGGCGAACTCGGCTGCCTGGGGGGGATTGAGGACGGCCACGGGGCCGGCATGACCGGTGCTGAGGCTCTCAAGCACCTGACGGACCCGGATCAGGCCGCGGAGTTTGTGGCCAAGACTGGTGTTGACGCTCTGGCGGTGGCCATTGGCACCAGTCATGGGGCGTACAAGTTCACCCGCAAGCCGACTGGCGACGTCCTGGTGATGACGGTCATCGAGAAGATCCACCAGAAGCTGCCCAACACCCATCTGGTCATGCATGGTTCGTCGAGCGTACCGCAGGAACTTCTGCAGATTATTCGCGAGTATGGCGGGGAGATGAAGGAGACCTATGGGGTCCCGGTGGAGGAGATACAGCGGGGCATCAAGCATGGGGTTCGCAAGATCAATGTCGACACGGATAACCGTCTGGCGATGACTGGAGCCATCCGGAAGGTTTTCGCGACCAAGAAGGGCGAGTTTGACCCACGGCATTACCTGGGCCCGGCCCGGGACGCCATGAAGCAGGTGTGCATCGACCGCATGGTCGCCTTCGGGCAGGCGGGTCAGGCCGGGAAAATCAAGCCGAAAACGTGTAAGGAGATGGTCGCCTTTTACACGAAGGGCAAATAG
- a CDS encoding glycoside hydrolase family 43 protein: protein MNQKRWMWIGWLCAPTLLFGQSRPVASPGPGSRPAAQVATTYRNPIIDRLGPADPMVILHQGTYYLYPTLDGRGYDVFTSKDLVHWERKPKCYTDSRRGAWAPDVFHHKRGDGKFYLYYTVDKPGGSKLIGVAVADHPLGPFVDRGTLLEDAIDAHLFQDDDGAMYLYFVNIADGSNKIGVQRMADPLTKKGEPTIVIRPVDEWERHGAPIAEGPWMLKHKGLYYLMYSGSGADRPDYAIGYATARSPAGPFIKYRGNPIAKRGNGVFGPGHHCVVTAPDGRLWMVYHQQNSEKIGWARFLAIDPLWFDEEGVIHVRTTRGTDQPGPPRLPD, encoded by the coding sequence ATGAATCAGAAACGCTGGATGTGGATCGGCTGGCTTTGTGCCCCTACTCTTTTGTTCGGGCAGTCGCGGCCGGTGGCGTCGCCTGGCCCCGGCAGTCGCCCGGCCGCCCAGGTCGCGACGACGTATCGGAACCCGATCATCGACCGTCTCGGGCCTGCCGATCCGATGGTCATTCTCCACCAAGGCACCTACTACCTGTATCCCACGCTGGACGGCAGGGGCTACGACGTGTTCACGTCCAAGGACTTGGTGCACTGGGAGAGGAAGCCCAAATGCTACACTGATTCGCGCCGCGGCGCGTGGGCTCCGGATGTTTTCCATCACAAGCGGGGTGATGGCAAGTTCTATCTCTACTACACCGTTGACAAGCCGGGCGGCAGCAAGCTGATCGGCGTGGCGGTTGCCGATCATCCGCTCGGGCCGTTCGTTGACCGGGGCACACTCCTGGAAGACGCCATTGACGCTCATCTGTTCCAGGACGACGACGGTGCCATGTACCTCTATTTTGTCAACATTGCCGACGGTTCCAACAAGATTGGTGTGCAGCGAATGGCGGACCCGCTCACCAAGAAAGGGGAGCCGACGATCGTGATCCGGCCGGTGGACGAATGGGAGAGGCATGGGGCGCCGATCGCGGAGGGCCCCTGGATGCTAAAGCACAAGGGTCTCTACTACCTGATGTACTCGGGCAGCGGCGCGGATCGCCCGGACTACGCGATTGGCTACGCCACCGCTCGATCGCCGGCCGGACCGTTCATCAAGTACCGCGGCAACCCCATCGCCAAGCGAGGGAACGGCGTATTCGGTCCCGGCCATCACTGTGTCGTCACCGCCCCTGACGGCAGGTTATGGATGGTCTATCACCAACAGAACAGTGAGAAGATCGGTTGGGCTCGTTTTCTGGCGATCGACCCGTTGTGGTTCGACGAAGAGGGAGTGATTCACGTGCGAACCACGCGTGGTACAGATCAGCCAGGACCGCCACGATTACCGGACTGA